The nucleotide sequence GCTGATAAGGTGCAAGGTTTTTACTTTAGGCTCTGTAATTTTTGTGTAAGCCTTGATGACAACTAGGAACGAGCATTCGGTTGGTTGGATCAGCCTGACCAACCCGAATCCAACCCGCACTTTGGGAAATTTTGGTAAAGGATAAGTAACTTGAGCAAAAGGgttatatttgtttttaacCCAAACTAAATGTTCGCAGATAGACATGGGTTGAGAAACTCCAACCCGAGCATATCATGCCTTGTGAAGCAATCCATAGACTTTTGCATGTAGTGATTTGAACTTATCGCTTCCTGACTTTTATCTTGTTTGGGTTTGCATGATGCTTGTAAtgaagagttatgttgatgcaAGACATTTAAGTGCACCTTTCGCTTTAATCATGGTATAATGTTGGAATTAGTTCATGTATTATACATCTCTGAATATTTCGCCTGAAATATCACGAGTTAATAGATTAGTATTCGTTATGATATTTGTTTCCTCACTGTTAAATAGTAATGCTTGTACTTTTCACGTGAAttaaaatgctccatttcttgcagattctcGTTTTCCCTGGATGCTTCTTCCTTACATCCTCAAAGGCTAACAAAATTATAAAGCACGCCCAATTGGCTCAAGTTTAACCATATATTTTGAGACTCTAACTCAATGGGATGGAGGGGCATTTTatgttcttcctttttctttataTCCCTAGTCGAGTCCTCTAGCAGATTAGGAGAAATGTGGTCACTAAACCTTGGTGCTGAATCATTAGCAGCAGCTTTCAGCTGGCCAATCCTCAGTGCTAGCATTTTCGTACTTGTTGCTCTTCTTCTCTCCATGTACCTTATCTTTGAGCATTTAGCTGCTTATAATCAGCCAGAGGTCTGATCTTTGTATTCCTCCTGAGAAATTTAGATTGCTTCTATGTCTAAAGATAACTTTGATTCATCTTTtctgacatttttttttcttttccttttatctATTTTCAGGAGCAGAAGTTTCTGATTGGTCTCATTTTGATGGTTCCTGTCTATGCACTGGAATCGGTATGACTGTACATTCTGCTGTCACTTTCTTCAGTTGTGTGCTAGTTTTTTGCAAAATTCTGTAGAAGTAtaattatttgtatttttataaaTCAACCTTTCATTTTAATATATTGAGAACAGCTtgagttttgttatttttttttggggggttggggggggggggtggtgaAGTGCTTTTAGATTACTGAGAATACACATACAGTTCAAGGGTAGTTTAAATAGAAGACATTTTATTACTTTACCCTCCTCAATTAGTTAGCAAATAGTTACAAATTTAGTATGAGAATAACAGTTAATGGAATTCTTTTCAAGTAAATAAGTTTGCCATTTGAGTTATGACATGTTATTAGTATAGATATGGAGCTCAAATGACCTCCGGAATGTGCACCAGATTGAGTATTGGCGGGGTCCTCTTTGGAAGGCTACAACTTCAAATGGATGTATAGGAAGAAGTTATGTTTGCTTGTGTGTTATGAAAGAAAAATGGTAGTATGCCAGATATGTTGATAAGTATAGGGATCCAATTGCAATATATTAGTTACGTAATACCAACTTATGACAAAGACAGACTGTGAAGTCagatgtatttcatttcttttgcaAGATTATGTTGTTACCTCACTCTGTAAAAAGTGAGTTCTATTTCTGTTACTTGTTAAAACTGGAGATAATTTGGCAATGTATCTTAGACACAGGAATTGCTTTTTGACAGCAAATCCTAGAGTTATGACAGGCATAATATTTATTCATAATTGGTCCTTTGTCAACAGTTGTAAAGATATTCAATATTTGAAGTCTGCTCTTATTGTTGGAAACTGTATCACAAAAGTAATATATCTACATATAGTTGGTCCTTTCGTTTTTCTTGGCATATGTCTGCTTTTAGTCTTTTGAGGTATCCAGTTTGTACTGCTGCTCTTAATTATTAGTATTTAACATTTTGTGGATTAATTAGTTGTTGTGGGTAATAATGCTTTTGGCTGCAGTTTTTGTCACTGTTGGACTCCAATGCGGCCTTCAATTGCGAAGCAATTCGGGACTGCTATGAGGCTTTTGCACTATATTGTTTTGAGAGATACCTGATAGCGTGCTTAGGTATGTAGCCGAAATGTGAATGTTGAATCCTCTGTGATTATCAAGTACTTACCACACATAGTGACATTAATCAGTATCTTTTTTCCTTAGTACTATTCTTGTGTGTGCAATGCACACATTAATGAAAATTTATATGTTGATAAGTTGTTCCTAAGAAAATAACCAAGTTTGTTGAACATGTTTAATAATGTAAACCTGAAACAATTTGCCTCCTTTTTGTGGACATACATTTTTCTATGTAAAGGTGGCGAGGAGAGGACAATTGAATTTATGGAGAGTCAAAGCATAGTCGACTCGAGCACACCTCTTTTGAAAGAATCTTATGCTTACGGAGTTGTAGAGCATCCTTTCCCACTGAATTGCCTCATAGGAGACTGGCCTCTTGGCTCCGCATTCTACTATGCTGTTAAAATTGGCATCGTTCAGTATGTATGTACTCATTTTCctgctgaatttttttttatcattctaTCTCCTTGAAAGTTTTCAGCCTTATTTGGTCTTCTCATTATTTTTCAGATGATACTGAAATTGATCTGCGCTTTGCTAGCAATGATTCTTGAGTCTTTTGGTGTTTATGGAGAGGGGAAATTTGATGGGAGATATGGGTAAGATATTTGCTTCTGTATCATttaggtctgaaagcttttttGTCTGACCGCTAGTAGCCAATTATTCATGTCTTCTTAGGTGATAGGTTGAGGCCTTATGTATTGATGCTTGATCCACACATGCACACACTTCCACATAATCACTTTCTTGAGGACAAATGTTTGTGCTTGCATAGGATGACTTACTCGCATCTGTAGTTTTTATTACAAGTTTTTTGTAGTGTTGCACTTGTTTCTGCTGTACTTTCCATATATATTGTTCtgaattaattttgtttgcTTGCAGCTATCCTTACTTGGCAGTTGTTCTAAATTTTAGTCAGACATGGGCCCTATactgccttgtgcagttttactCTGTTATTAAAGACAAATTACAACCCATTAAACCCTTGGCAAAGTTTCTGACTTTTAAGTCCATTGTGTTCTTGACATGGTGGCAAGGAATCGCTGTTGCATTTCTTTTCTCTATGGGTGCCTTCAAAGGGTCATTGGCTCAGGAGCTGAAAACTCGGATACAAGACTACATCATATGCATAGAGGTGGGTTATGACTAATAACTAATAACTAATCATTTAAATGTGCTGTTGAATTGTATTATGTTCGGTGTTGCAGAGCTTGAAGACCTGACATATCTTTAACATTTGACATATTAATGCTTGAATTAAATTGAAAGCTTAAATTGAGTTCCGAAAGGAAGAGACATATTAATGAGTTGGACTAATGTTGTGGATGATTAGAAGAAACCCAGGATCTCATTGGAGATCAAGTTTATTCTAGTTGGGTTGTTCTAAGTTGTTCTATTATAAATCAGACTCGACTTAAATTGTAATCATACCATGTtttttaaagcaaaacaaaggaaaatccTCTTCTTGTTAACAGTAGCGTAAGCCACAAAAGTTCTTAAAAGAACTAGAGAAATAAAGGTTATCTTTCATAGTAAGGTATAAAAGAGTCTATTGTAGTTATATTTAAACCCCATATATCTGTGGATAGAACAccttaaaccctaattcattaGTTTCTATCCTTCATTATAAATTTAATCTCACCAGTCCATGATAACCaagtaagaacacaaaaaaaacaTTATGCTATTAAAGAAGCAGCTACCAGCTGAGTGTGTTTCACAAGACCGGATAATTGTGTACATTAATTTAGCAATTTTTTTTGGGTACAAATTTTCATTGTCTGGATCATCATTTTCTTATAAGaattttgagtcagttttaaacAGTTTTACTCAGTTGAAATAAAATACTATGGTGACTTGAGCATACCAGGCCTATCCCATTTGTGGCCAAATTTAGCTTGAAGTATGACAAATCATGGTGTTTAGCTTGGAGAGCACATCTTACTTAATTTATTTGcgcaatggtgttctaggattcatatagccgacctcacttagtgggaaaaggctttgttgttgttgttgttgttgttgttgttgtggataCATGGAAAATGGTATTGTGAAAGGATGACTGTAGAATTTGAATACATCTTGAGATTGATTCTTTGTTTCTGTTAATGGTCTATATAGTTAGGGACATTAGTAACTCAATAGAGCAATAGACATAttaagtgattgattttatgtTAGTGGTTGTTATATTTTCTCTTATCAGTGTTGCTCTTTTCTTAGGTTTTTCTCTTTatactttttttctttatgttatTTGATCAAAGGTGCGGGTCAACCTTAAAAGGTGAAGTGcaaaatttcaatttcattgGGTAAAAAACTATATTTTGTACGGAAGTTTCTATTTCAGGAACCTCTTGTTAAATTCGAAGATACTTTAGGAATACAGTAAATTATCAAGGTTATTTCGAAAAATTACTCTACAACTGGTCAGAATTCTATGCGTATGATAGTTTATGATACATGAGCTAAGCATTCTGAGTAGGTCTCCTTTGTGTACATGTATGGTGTAAGTTCTGATGGATGTTCAATGCATAGAAGCTTTTCCAAATAAGATCCTGAAGTTCAGCGGGGTTTGATTTCAAACTTGTTAAACAGATGGGTGTTGCTGCTGTAGTCCACCTTTATGTGTTTCCAGCTGTACCTTACAAACGTGGAGAAAGATGTGTTCGTAATGTTGCTGTAATGACTGACTATGCATCTCTGGGAGCACCTCCCGATCCAGAAGAGGTACGTGATTGTGAAAGAACAACCAGAGTGCATTTGGCAGTGGCACGGCACGATGAGAGAGAAAAGCGCCTGAATTTCCCCCAGAGTGTTCGTGATGTGATTTTCGGAAGTGGAGAAATTGTGAGTAGTTAATCCTAATATCTTATGCCTTATCTCTGTTTCATTTAAAACTCATTTCTTCGAATCAATGGTCACTCTGCTGTTTGTTGTTTCAGATGGTGGATGACATGAAGTATACAGTTTCTCATGTGGTAGAACCAGTTGAAAGAGGGAttgcaaagataaacaaaaccTTGCATCAGATATCCGAGAATGTGAAACGCCACGAGGAGCAGAGGAAGAGCATCAAGGACGATAGTTATCTGATCCCCTTGAATTCATGGAATAGAGAGTTTTCCGATGCACACGACAATCTTGTTGGAGGTAGTGCCAGTGACAGTGGCATAACCAGTGGTAGGAGGCAGCAGTCCCAGTCTAAAGCTTCAACATCTCGGACTAGAGCGTGGAGATGATGCTAACAGCTGTATGTAAGACAAACGCTAGAGTAAAATTGTAAATGCTGTCGTGATTTCGGCGTGATTTTTAGAAGACGTCGATATAGTTGGGCTGGCCAGAAGAGCTGGTGGTTTATGGAGCTATCTCGTCGAAGAGGACGAACAACATTCATGAATTTGGGCATCAAGAAGGATCGTGTTGATCAATCCGTTGATGAGCCGTGGAAAGTAGAGAATGGTGGAGCACTCGATCGACATACTGACAGAGCTAATGGCACATTCACTGTATTGAACATATCTCTAAGTCTCGAAACAATTTGAATACAACCtatgaaaataaatataattttaattttggcaGAAGCCGTTGTGGTATGGGACCTTTTCAGACAAACTGTGTtttgaaaatgaaatttgattAGGCCAGTAGCACTATCTTACATATTTTTGGTCTTACTCTTAGTTGAGCAGTTTTGAAACTCGATTTTCATCCCACATTGTCAACTAAGTGATGAAATAGATCCCTTACTGCCACTGCCAATAATGATGCAACGTATTCAAAGTCGATGGCAATAGAGTTCCAGAGATAAAATGAGACTAAAATCGAGTTTCTTGGAGCATTGtcggaaaaataaaaaagctgaaaaaagaa is from Malus sylvestris chromosome 5, drMalSylv7.2, whole genome shotgun sequence and encodes:
- the LOC126621811 gene encoding protein LAZ1 homolog 1, producing MGWRGILCSSFFFISLVESSSRLGEMWSLNLGAESLAAAFSWPILSASIFVLVALLLSMYLIFEHLAAYNQPEEQKFLIGLILMVPVYALESFLSLLDSNAAFNCEAIRDCYEAFALYCFERYLIACLGGEERTIEFMESQSIVDSSTPLLKESYAYGVVEHPFPLNCLIGDWPLGSAFYYAVKIGIVQYMILKLICALLAMILESFGVYGEGKFDGRYGYPYLAVVLNFSQTWALYCLVQFYSVIKDKLQPIKPLAKFLTFKSIVFLTWWQGIAVAFLFSMGAFKGSLAQELKTRIQDYIICIEMGVAAVVHLYVFPAVPYKRGERCVRNVAVMTDYASLGAPPDPEEVRDCERTTRVHLAVARHDEREKRLNFPQSVRDVIFGSGEIMVDDMKYTVSHVVEPVERGIAKINKTLHQISENVKRHEEQRKSIKDDSYLIPLNSWNREFSDAHDNLVGGSASDSGITSGRRQQSQSKASTSRTRAWR